ATCGTTGCAGGTTCGAGATTGAAAGAATGAAAGGCATATATAAGttgttcaaataaaaaaattatttctttaccaaatttataaaaaatctatcaacaaaTATAACACAAAATTAGTTTCActaaatccatcatgatatatatcttcatagtataTGTTTTGATATTGGGATACTAGTCCATTTTTCtataatatttttaaaaattggcTTATTACAAATGTAGAACATGTTATGTTTATGAATGGAAGTAGTAAACGACCATGTCTTGTCGCTATCTAACCAATGAAAATCGAAATCATTAAGCAGCCTCCTTGATGTTCCACAAGGAGTCGAGACCTCTTGAGCCGCTCAATTTTAGTTTATCATGATGTTTTAGTTCAGTTCGCTAGACTATTTTCATTCGACCCAGTTCCCTACTACACCATTATCCATGAAATTTCTACGAACTATGCCCGATGATTTCTTATCAAAATATCTAGCCGTCACCTTCTTATCAAAATAATGGAACGCAAATCCGACAATGCGTTTAGATTATCGAATAAAAATGGAACATGAAACGTAAATGATCATCCGCGCTCGATAATTAATTACCGAGTAAAATACACTCACGACTATTGAATTTGGATTGAAAACTCAATTTAGTCATTGTACATATTATAGGAATCACGACTTGATGAAATGTCTCTGCGATCATCACCGGTACCGTATTTGTACCACGGCCTTGACAACCCATCATTCTGTTTTGCATTTTGGCCCTTGGAAAAAATACCATGAGGGAGCTGGGCACGTTAGCCCCACGAAAGCCCCTTACTCTAGAAACTTTTTGGCCCTTGAAAAAAACACGAGGGAGTTGGGCACGTTAGGCCACGAAATCCTCTTACCTTAGAAATATAGTGAGGGTTAAATCACAAAACTCGACGCTGAGGTGACCACGGGACTGCACAAAATACCGTGGCAGTGACCGTTCATAAGTCTGGATTTTCATTCAATGACTAATCTGAAAATACGGAACGAGTTTAGTGACTGCAAGTGtattttattactccctccgatgcatatttattgtctcaaatttgcccaaatataaatgtatctatgcctatgCTTAagaaatgtctagatacatgtaatatttcgacaagtaatatgaatccgagccttttttgtttttctttcgaTTAGTCAATCTTTTTCGAAAAGTAAAAAGGGGTGGAGTAaacatgtttttattttcttcgaAACCAGTTCCCTCTTCCTCTGCGTgtagaaaaggaagaaataaATCAATCAAATTACGAGAAGCCTCGTAAAGCGCTTCCTTAGAGGTTAAACTTCCATTAGTCCAtatttcaagaaaaaatatcCCGTGTTTTTCATTTCCATTCCAATTAATTTGCCTGCGGCAGTTAATCCCACAGGCCACAGGTTAAATTACTCGAGTTGAACAAGAGCGCGGACCTCGAGAGGTAGGTGTGGCCGTGTGGGCACAACAAACAAGTGCCGGAACGCAACGAAACagagaaatggaaaaaagaaaaaggaaaggctTCGCAGCTTTCACGcgacaaaattacaaaaaccAGCGGTGAATCAGAACAAAACACAAtgggggaggagagagaagCTTTAATTCGAAATTCTGTCGTCTCTCTATAGCTCAGCTCAGACTCAGACTCTTCTCCCCACCACGCCGCTAACAGTCGGCGGAGACCGCTGTGGGCTAGATCGCCGTGGCGGAGCCGGCCTACACTCCTGCCCCGGCCTCTTCCCCCTTGAGGTACCGCCGCCGACCACGAGTACCATCGCTGCTTTCTCCATCCGTTCTCTTCTTGCGTGGATTTTTCTTCTCAATTTCTTTGGATGGTGGAAGATTTGGTTTTAGAGGAGTGGGGAGTTCCAGAGGCGTTGGTCGAGTTCACACTCGATCCCGTTTCCAGTGATTGAAATGTGGGTGAAGGAGCGGCCGGAGGCGTTGAGGTTTTGCCAGTAGTACCTGCTTCCGGTGGTAGCTTGGTTTGGTTTGGGGCCTTTGGGCGAGGTTCTTTAGGGTTCGATCTGGTGTGGCTTCGTGCCGTGCAGATGCGCATGTTCCTTGGCTCCTCCCCCCGTCAGTGTGTGGTTTGATTTGAGAGAATCGCAACCATAGGGTTTTTGGCATTTCCTGGCCGCTCATCTGTGACTGTTTGTTATGCATAATGGTCATTAGTGGGGTTCGAGATGGTGTGAATAATAGGGAGATgattatgtatgcattgttgtTAAGTTATAGGTTTAGTACAGACTGATGAACTGAAAGAGTGATAGCCTGAGTTTTGTACGGATTCCTGCACTTAATAGGCTCAGCTAATGGTTGTTGATCTTAGGAGTAAATTGTCGATGCCCTTTGTATGTTCATCATATTGGCTGGTGGAGTGTTGGTGGTGTGTGACCACTCGTTTGGTGTTTCAAGAGGGAGTTTTGGTTGTGTCAATTGCATATCATTTTGAGTTGCAAAAGCTTtctaattactactccctccgttccataaagattggcacggttttgaactagctctagtccaaagccgtgccaatctttatggaacggagggagtacttgtcaAGTACTTCATCTCGAATAGTCTCCGATTCTCCCCTTTCAGCATGTACATTGATTTGTGAACGATTTGCACCCATATTAGCTAATAGAAGATCCGCCTCCCTCAGTAAATGTAGTCAGTACTTGGCTACTTGCAGACAATAGGGTGTATCTGCAAGGTTTTCGATGTTCACATTTTAATAATGTTACCTTTTCTTCCTCAAAAGAAGCTATACGTCTCAAAAAGGGAAAGTATTGATTCAACTTAAATGCATTAAAACTACAAGAGCACAAGCGAATTGAAGTTGCAATCCAAATACTGCATTACCACACTTTCTTGGAATGTACAATATTTTCTTCAAACATgtgtaataaaaaatcatctaGTATAGTGCCTACCCAAAACATCAACAGGTTCTATGACACTTGtaatattttttgcacatgtgGTAAGAACTAAGAAGATCTGTCTGGTCAACACTTGATAGTTTCATGTGAGGCCCTACCCATGTGCTCTCATGATTTCTGCTCAATTGACCATTATGGCCCCATCCCTTAGATAGATTCGAATCATGTAACTAGACTGTATTGGAACTAGCAAATTGTGTCTGCGTTCAAAAGATAGTTTAATGGATCAATATTTTCTTGTGAACATTGCTAATAGGAACTAGGAAATACTGACTATGGAGTCACTGACAGTCATTTTCCTCTTTTAATCCTCATGTCCATAAGGCAATTATGTGTCCTTTTTTCTAGCAGGAATCTACACTTGCCAGGGTTTGCCTATGGCCTCAGCTGCTTATATTGATGATTCTGGCTCTGAGGTTATTGATCCCCCAAAGTCCGAGGTACTGGATGTTACTGAACTCATTGGCGATCATATTCAGCTTACTCCAAAACCCAATGTGGTAGTTTCTAGCAGCGTTCGTGAACTTTTGGAATGTCCAGTCTGCTTGAGTGCCATGTACCCTCCTATACATCAGGTGGGTATTTGTATTATTCCATCACATTTTCTTGGCTTAAAAATGCTGTCTTGTCATGTTGAATTGGTCCTGTTCATATGTAGTCAGCTAGGCAACAGAATATTTATTAGTTTATCTATCACGGTTTTAGTTTGGTCTATATTTCTAGATGGTTTCGTGGTCTTGTTTTATAAATATCTCCTGTTGCTTTCTGTTATTTCCTGTGCAGTACGTTCATTTTAATATTCTCTCCTTACATGTTTGTTCCGTCATTGAAATGCAATTTTGTATGCTTAAGCACCAAAAACCAAGTTGACTAAATATTCTGTGCACCACGCACATTCTTTTACTGTACTGTAATGCTATCATTTGTGTATGCAGTGCTCTAATGGTCATACATTGTGTTCTGGATGCAAGCCACGGGTTCACAATCGCTGTCCAACTTGTAGGCATGAACTGGGTAACATAAGATGCCTTGCTCTTGAGAAGGTGGCTGCATCTCTTGAACTTCCATGCAAGTACCAGAACTTTGGTTGCGTAGGCATTTATCCTTACTACTGCAAGATGAAGCATGAGTCACAGTGCCAATATAGGCCTTATAGTTGTCCGTACGCTGGATCTGAATGCACGGTTGCTGGTGACATTCCATACTTGGTAAATCACTTGAAAGATGATCACAAAGTTGACATGCACAGTGGAAGCACTTTCAACCATCGCTATGTCAAGTCAAATCCTCATGAAGTTGAGAATGCCACCTGGATGCTTACGGTATCTCTCACCAACACCAACATGTTGGTTAACAATTTCTattgagcatttttttttactgatttTACTTCTACAAAGATACAAAATAGAACGAGAATAGCTAGGAGGAATTAGATATCATACCAGCGAAATAAGGACTCAAATATGAGGTTGAGAGAACTACCAACTTAGCAGTGATTAATTTTCTTCTGCAGTGATACAACCTTCTTATTAACCTTTCTGTAACTTCCTGCAGAAGGGGGGATTTTCTTCTTAGTCAAATACGGTTACAACTCCTTTTTTGTTGCCAACTATTTTTGGTGCAATATAAGATCGTGTTGCATACCTGTTGGACCAACACATACTATCCATGTAGATATCAACCTGCATCCATTTCTAGTAACGATCTGCCTATCTTGCAGCAGATTAAATACATTCCAAATGATCTCTTTATctgctatattttttggggAGGGGATTATCTTGTTATATTTCCTAACATCGAACCGCAATCCAAAATGCCGTCCttcatcatgtttttttttcctttttccactAAACTAAGTAAACTAATACAATTTCTCCATCTAGGTTTTCAGCTGCTTTGGCGAGTACTTCTGCCTGCATTTTGAAGCATTTCAGTTGGGGATGGCACCTGTCTACATCGCTTTCCTGAGGTTCATGGGAGATGACACGGAAGCAAAGAACTATAGCTACAGCCTGGAAGTAGGAGGCGGTGGGCGCAAGATGATCTGGCAAGGGGTTCCCCGGAGCATCAGAGACAGCCATCGAAAGGTCCGAGATAGCTATGATGGGCTAATAATCCAACGGAACATGGCCTTGTTCTTCTCCGGTGGTGAAAGGAAGGAGCTAAAACTGAGGGTCACCGGGAGAATTTGGAAGGAGCAGTGAAATGATCAGCCAATCCATCTTTTTCCCTGGCATGAATCCATTAATCAGATTGCGAGAATTTGTATTAATACATAGGCGTTGGTTCTGAAGCCTACAACTTGTAATACAGAGTAGTTTTCACCCTCTTTTAGCTATCTTCGACTAGGTTGGCGCCTGTGGATGGTCAGGTATCACCCAAATAACCTGAGTGTTACTGATGTAGGATTCATGGCAATCTTCTCTTTGCCTATGAACTGCTTGGGTGTCGCCACTCTATAGCATAGGGGAACCTAATGGCAACTCATGATCTGTAAAGGTTGTAGCTTCTGTCTGTTTGATGCTCGATTTCTATGTGTCTTGCAATGTTACTCCAGGATCTGTAACAGCTTGAGAATTAGAACATGTAGGTAATCATGGTGAAGTCATGAATCACTCTTTGGGGATACTTGGACAGAAAGAGATGTTGAATAGCTGAGGGTTTGCACAGCCTGTTCCAGTAAACTTCTACTTCAGTAGATTTGTTTTGCTCAGTTTGGCCATTTCCCGAAAGAATAGATGAATCCAGGTGCATGACGGGAGCCCCATGACAGGAGCAGGGAAAAGCAATTAGTACCGCTGAATGTACGCTTGTAGGGGCAATAGTGCTGTGCACGTACGTTGTGATACCCCCCATCAGATTTGTTCAATGAAGTCGTGTTTTGATACTCCAGCTCACAGCTGTATCCGAACAGTTCAATTTCTAGCTGAATACCGTTGACGGCTTGACGCCCAGCTAAACAACTACCGACATAATGACCATTTTATGTTTGAGTTATTAATTCTTCTTCCATTATTTGTGCAAGGAGCACACTCATGGACATCAAACTGCTTCATCAGTTTCAGAATTCTCGGTGGTGCAAACTACTCGctgttacataattcttgtctcaaatttgtccaaatatttatgtatctattcttaaaaaacatctagaaatatactcaaatttgcccaaatattgatgtatctattcttaaaaaacatctagatacatgtaatatttcgacaagaattatggaacggtgGAGTAGTAATCAGGAAACACTCCACTCCCATTCACAATACCAATCTTGTAACTCTGAATGCTGACCCATCTATTCTATACTCCGCAGTATTCACCTAGAAGTGAAGCAAAGATGGAACGAATAGGGACCGAATAACGATCATTGCAAACCCAGTTACTTGCATTCATTCATCCAACCAACTCGAGTGCAgaatatttgatatacataCAAACACATAGCTAAGCACAGCTCGTAATCACCAAACGTGATTATTTTGCGGCACCGCAAGATTCACAACTACATGGGCAAGAACTCCTTCGTTCTCGTCCTCCAGACACAAACAGCAAACCCAAACTACAGATGAGTACGCATATCCAAGAAAATTTACAGGCCAAGAAATCAAGAAACGCACCTTCGTTCCTGCTCTTGCCAGTATCTACTAGTACTACTTCTAATCCTTCTACTATCAACATGGAAAGGTTCGTATAGCAAGCGATCAAGAACAGCAATTGGGGCAGCGTACCAAGCCGTTCTCATTGCAGTCGCCGCAGAGCCTGGCGcgtccttcctcctccacgaAAACCTTGCGGGAGCCAGCGCAGGCGGGGCAGGGCGCGAAGCGGACGCCCCCGCAGGCGTCGCAGACGAAGGCCGGGTCCTGCCCCGCGGCGCCATCGAGGAGGCGCCGCAGCTCGCCGGCCTCGTGCAGCTGCCtgacctcgtcggcgccgcctaAAAGGCGGCCCCCGACGAAGAGCTGCGGGAGAGCGAAGGCGCGGCCCCTCGCCGCGAGTAGCCCCTGGAGCTCCCGCCGGAGCGCGGCGTCCATGGAGACGTCGCGCTCGTCCACGGCCACGCGGAAGCCGCGCAGCACGGCGCGCACCGCGGAGCAGTCGGCGAACGTGCGGCGCACGCCGCGGAGCGACGTCGTGTAGAGCACCACCGCCTGCTGCGGCGGGATCCGCGCGCGGGGTTCGTCCTGGAGCTGGTGACGCCGCGCgggctgcaggcggcggcccTGGCCCTGGTACGGGTGGTGGTACGTCATCGACCGCGACAGCTGGTGCGGCTTCTTGGCGTACGGCCAGGACGAACCGCCGGAGACGTCATCCATCTCCGATCGCCTGCTCTCTCCTCGGCAGAAGACTATGTATGGCTAGGATTCAGAAAGGGGAAGGGATACAGAGGAGGAACAACTGAACAAGGTGGGAAGGAGGAACCGAGGAAGAGAGGGTGAGGCACCGAGCAGAGGAGAAGATAGGTGAGGGAAGGTGGGTATATTGACTTGCAGGCAGCCTTTGGAGTGACGAACGCAACAAGGCTGATCGTAGTTTGTGACCAATGATCGCCAGTAAtggacagaaaaataaaatgatcgGCAGTACTCCGCAAAAGAGTTGTTAGAAGTACACCAGGTTGTAAATGAATTATcccaatttttaaaaaattcgCAGTACATATGAATCTCCACATATCAAAGAAATACGTTTGCTGAAGTTCCATAAAAAGAGtatatattcattttttttgcaactggATCGCTGAAATGCAGGTGTCCAATTTGTTTTAAAgcttctttaattttttttgtttaataaTGGTGTTTCATTTACTTCAATGAAGTTCTATTTATTCATCTTTCtttgttattttttaaatttctaTTTATCTTAATTGCGCTCCTTTTCTGTATCTGTGTTTAATAAGTTTTGTATTTCTGCAATTGCATTTACTTAGTTTTGTATTTGCTATAATTGCACATTTTTGCAATTGTACTTTAATGGTGAGTCTTTAGATAGTCCCTTTTTGCAatttcttgtattttttttttgtttaccaTAGGTTCGACAAGACATGGCATCTCAATTTCAAAGCCTCTTTGGTTCCTAAGATTCTCATGCACCCAAACAAAATGAAATTTGGAGAAAGTAATGGATGATCcatttcaagttttttttttcaagaaacaAGGTTAGTAAACTTTTGAAGGGAAACTAGGTCTTTTTTTAGAGATATATTGTTAGTATTTTCTTTGCGCTGGGTATATTGTTAGTATTGAATAAATTTCATAGAATAGGATCTCTCTATAAACTTCTAAAGGAAAAGCTATGTCGTCTTTCGTTTGCAGGTCCTTCATATTTTTCTTAGAAGATTTTACTTTTAGGAATTATTTTACTGTATGAGCTCTTTCTATCAGTTTTTAGATTTATGTGGAATGCATCCCTGACTCCCTGTACTCCTTCCTTTCCATAGGATTTTGACAGAAGGGTCCATGCAGTGCTTCTGTAGCATTTCGACAGTTTATTTTGTCAATCAATTTTAAAAcagatttgttttttcaattACGATATAACCGTCCCTTCCATCCCACTGGTCACTGGACCCGAAGGGACGAACCCGTCCCGTCTCGGGTCTGAAGTCCGAACCCAGCGGCTCCGCCCCGTTCCCCGGCCCACTCCCTGTCTGGATAAAGGATAAGAAAACTGAACACGAACAGGCGTGCGCAccgagcgagcgagcggcggcagctCTCTGCAACAGCGAGCCCGTCCATGGCGTCCCTCTCCCCATCCCTCCACCTCCCCTGGTACGCCTCCTCCACATTCCGCTTCCTTCCTTTGAGTAATACCTAACCGCCGCCTTCAGTTCAGGCACGACCCTATCTTTCTCTTCGTGTTCCTctccaatttctttccttctgtTCAAATGCACCTACGGAGCGCCGTGGTTCCAGTTCCACCCCCCGTAGGCCAATGATTGCGCCCGAGGCGGCCGGCCTTGGATGGATATTCCGAGCTTCTTTGCTCCGGTGAACCGGCATTCGTTGTAGGCTGCTTGTAGTTTAGCCGAAGAAAAAGGACAGCGTCTGGTGCCGCCCAAAGTTCTTGATCCGGATGCACTTAAAGAAAAGTTTAGGAGTGTGCCAATATGCTTTCTAGTCGTCTAGATTTGTTGGAGTATTTCAATTAGTGTAATATAACTACTAAGTTCTGTCTTCGTGTAGTTCCTGACAGTTAGGAATCGAGGCCGTAATTGTGGCGTCTTGCTCATTGTGTTACTAGGATTGTGTCGATCTGGGGGATAGGAGCAGTGCCCTGCATTCAGAAATGTTAGACTTGCATGAAGGCGTAGGAGAACTGTCTTATCAGTTTGTTCAGTGTGCCAAGGCCTTGGATATAATAGTAACttattttgatttggtgaGTAAGTTGGTAATCTGCATCTATTTATTGTCCCTTGGCATGATGGCATCCCAAACCTATCATTCACAAAAACGAGGTGGTGATAATGAATCATGGCGATATTCCTCTTAGGATCGTTCTGCGAGAACCTCAGTACCATGTATATAGATATCGATATCTCTGATTCTTGGGTTAAATCAGTTTCGGAGTGCTTTCTATTGTATGTTTTGCTTGTCAAAAGCCTTGATCGAAATAGTACATTCTCCTCTAgatttcaagtttgaccagAACTGAAGTAACTCCATTTTTGAATGGCTTCTTTTGTTGATATTACTGAGCAAGGAAAGCGGATTGGTGCACGAATGGTTCAGGGTGAAGATGTGTTTAGCTACCAACTTTGGGATTTTGTAGCTTCTATGCTTGATCTTTGGATCCAATCTTTCTTGTTAGTAAACATAATtgtgttgttttctagaaaaaaaatagttgtGCTGAGCATTCATTATTTATATGTATTTTGGTTTACTAATGTGTGACATTCGAAACAAAGTGTTCGTGTTTTTAATATAAAGGCTCAAGGCTTACATTGAAAATAACTTGTGTGTTTTTTAACATAAAGTCTTA
This is a stretch of genomic DNA from Brachypodium distachyon strain Bd21 chromosome 1, Brachypodium_distachyon_v3.0, whole genome shotgun sequence. It encodes these proteins:
- the LOC100831373 gene encoding uncharacterized protein At3g28850 translates to MDDVSGGSSWPYAKKPHQLSRSMTYHHPYQGQGRRLQPARRHQLQDEPRARIPPQQAVVLYTTSLRGVRRTFADCSAVRAVLRGFRVAVDERDVSMDAALRRELQGLLAARGRAFALPQLFVGGRLLGGADEVRQLHEAGELRRLLDGAAGQDPAFVCDACGGVRFAPCPACAGSRKVFVEEEGRARLCGDCNENGLVRCPNCCS
- the LOC100832893 gene encoding E3 ubiquitin-protein ligase DIS1 codes for the protein MASAAYIDDSGSEVIDPPKSEVLDVTELIGDHIQLTPKPNVVVSSSVRELLECPVCLSAMYPPIHQCSNGHTLCSGCKPRVHNRCPTCRHELGNIRCLALEKVAASLELPCKYQNFGCVGIYPYYCKMKHESQCQYRPYSCPYAGSECTVAGDIPYLVNHLKDDHKVDMHSGSTFNHRYVKSNPHEVENATWMLTVFSCFGEYFCLHFEAFQLGMAPVYIAFLRFMGDDTEAKNYSYSLEVGGGGRKMIWQGVPRSIRDSHRKVRDSYDGLIIQRNMALFFSGGERKELKLRVTGRIWKEQ